In Desulfofundulus kuznetsovii DSM 6115, the following are encoded in one genomic region:
- a CDS encoding sodium:solute symporter family protein, with amino-acid sequence MKLLLLCLFVGVLLYSGYSSMGRNRTLGDFFLGGRAMGPWLSAFAYGTTYFSAVIFIGYAGKVGWGFGAAALWIVLGNTLLGSLLAWLVLARRTRIMTARLGAMTMPEFLEARYQSRAMKLYGALVIFLFLVPYSASVFMGLSYLFNQIFGIPYLYAALLMCFLTALYLVMGGYRAVALTDVIQGTIMLAGVGMLLYYVLGAPQVGGLFQGLQRLAQVDPGLVSLAGPQGRWLPLAALVILTSLGPWGLPQMVQKFYAIKDEKAIRPAMVVSTLFALVITFGAYFTGSLTHLFFDKLPVDPASGKPTPDMLMPVLIHSTLPELGATLILLLVLSASMSTLSSLVLVSSSAVSIDLVQSLWPRWAKQYGVLIMRLLCCLFIALSLIIALVKPGIILSLMAISWGTVAGAFLAPYLYGLFWRGTTPAGAWAGTLSGLGCSVVLSLYYRLDPAVIPLVGSLAMLIPLVVVPAVSLFTRPLPVEAVERAFGPGAVPGRQTSLKYKEVEST; translated from the coding sequence GTGAAACTGTTACTGTTATGTCTTTTTGTGGGCGTGCTGCTTTACAGCGGCTACAGCAGTATGGGACGCAACCGGACACTGGGTGATTTCTTTTTAGGCGGGCGGGCCATGGGTCCCTGGCTTTCAGCCTTCGCTTACGGCACCACCTATTTTTCGGCGGTGATTTTTATCGGCTACGCCGGCAAAGTAGGCTGGGGATTCGGTGCGGCCGCCCTTTGGATTGTTCTGGGCAACACCCTGTTGGGAAGCCTGCTGGCCTGGCTGGTCCTGGCCAGGCGCACCCGGATCATGACCGCCCGGCTGGGGGCCATGACCATGCCGGAGTTTTTGGAAGCCCGTTATCAAAGCCGGGCCATGAAACTATACGGTGCCCTGGTTATCTTTCTGTTCCTGGTTCCATACTCCGCTTCCGTGTTCATGGGTTTAAGCTATTTATTCAACCAGATATTTGGCATCCCCTATTTATATGCCGCGCTGTTGATGTGCTTTTTAACGGCCCTGTACCTGGTCATGGGCGGTTACAGGGCAGTGGCCCTCACCGATGTAATTCAGGGGACGATCATGCTGGCCGGAGTGGGCATGTTGCTCTACTACGTCCTGGGGGCTCCCCAGGTGGGAGGACTGTTCCAGGGGTTGCAACGGCTGGCCCAGGTTGATCCCGGCCTGGTCAGCCTGGCCGGACCCCAGGGCCGCTGGCTGCCCCTGGCCGCCCTGGTAATTTTAACCAGCCTGGGCCCCTGGGGCCTGCCCCAAATGGTGCAAAAGTTTTACGCCATTAAGGATGAAAAGGCCATCCGCCCGGCCATGGTGGTGTCCACCCTTTTTGCGCTGGTGATAACCTTTGGAGCCTATTTCACCGGTTCTCTCACGCACCTGTTCTTTGACAAGTTGCCCGTGGACCCGGCCAGCGGCAAGCCCACTCCCGACATGCTCATGCCGGTCCTGATTCACAGCACACTCCCCGAACTGGGAGCCACGCTCATCCTTCTTCTGGTGCTCTCGGCATCCATGTCCACCCTGTCGTCCCTGGTGCTGGTGAGCAGTTCGGCCGTTTCCATAGATCTGGTGCAAAGCCTGTGGCCCCGCTGGGCTAAACAATATGGCGTTTTAATCATGCGCCTGTTATGCTGCCTTTTTATTGCCCTTTCCCTGATCATCGCCCTGGTCAAGCCGGGAATTATCTTAAGCCTGATGGCCATATCCTGGGGCACGGTGGCCGGAGCATTTCTGGCCCCCTACCTCTACGGCCTCTTCTGGCGGGGCACCACGCCTGCGGGGGCCTGGGCCGGTACTTTAAGCGGACTGGGCTGCTCTGTAGTCCTGTCCCTTTATTACCGGCTTGATCCGGCGGTCATTCCCCTGGTGGGGTCGCTGGCCATGCTTATTCCCCTGGTGGTGGTGCCCGCGGTCAGCCTGTTTACCCGTCCCCTGCCGGTGGAGGCGGTGGAAAGGGCCTTTGGTCCGGGTGCTGTACCGGGAAGGCAGACTTCACTGAAATACAAGGAAGTGGAGAGTACATGA
- a CDS encoding aminotransferase class I/II-fold pyridoxal phosphate-dependent enzyme, with protein MSKTWCERINPVVRGIPPSGIRRFFDMVAETKGVISLGVGEPDFVTPWHIREACIYSLEKGYTMYTSNSGLLELRCAIARDLADTYGLTYDPRREILVTVGVSQALDLALRALVCPGDEVLIPEPSYVSYAPTVILAGGKVVSLPTGREQGFCLRAHQVEAAITPRTKLLLLCYPNNPTGAVMDRKTLLEIAEVVVAHDLIVISDEIYDRLTYVGQHTCVASLPGMKERTVLLNGFSKSYAMTGWRVGYACGNADFIAAMTKIHQYTMLCAPITAQMAALEALKNGRPAMERMVREYNRRRHVVLHAFRDMGLPCFEPKGAFYAFPEIRVTGLTSEEFAEALLQEEKVAVVPGNAFGPSGEGFVRCSYAASLEDLGEALRRMAQLVRRLGVRPRVISTPPKSLPAREASVSAAGGSSS; from the coding sequence ATGAGCAAAACCTGGTGCGAGCGGATTAATCCCGTGGTACGGGGCATACCACCCTCGGGGATTCGCCGTTTTTTCGATATGGTGGCCGAAACCAAAGGGGTCATTTCCCTGGGTGTGGGTGAACCGGACTTTGTCACCCCCTGGCACATCCGGGAGGCCTGCATTTACTCCCTGGAGAAGGGGTACACCATGTACACCTCCAACAGCGGCCTCCTGGAACTGCGCTGTGCCATTGCCCGGGACCTGGCCGATACTTACGGCTTAACCTATGATCCCCGGAGAGAGATTCTGGTGACGGTGGGTGTAAGCCAGGCCCTGGACCTGGCCCTGAGGGCCCTGGTTTGCCCTGGAGACGAGGTGCTTATTCCGGAGCCGTCCTACGTTTCTTATGCCCCCACGGTGATTCTGGCCGGGGGGAAGGTGGTTTCCCTGCCCACCGGTAGGGAACAGGGTTTTTGCCTGCGCGCCCACCAGGTTGAAGCGGCCATCACACCGCGTACCAAGCTCCTTTTGTTGTGCTACCCTAACAACCCCACCGGGGCGGTGATGGACAGGAAAACCCTGCTGGAAATTGCGGAGGTGGTCGTAGCCCACGACCTGATTGTGATTTCCGACGAGATTTATGACAGGCTGACCTACGTGGGCCAGCACACCTGCGTGGCCAGCCTGCCGGGTATGAAGGAGCGCACCGTTCTTTTAAACGGCTTTTCCAAGTCCTACGCCATGACGGGCTGGCGGGTGGGTTATGCCTGCGGCAACGCGGATTTCATTGCCGCCATGACCAAGATCCACCAGTATACCATGCTTTGCGCACCCATTACCGCCCAGATGGCCGCCCTGGAGGCGCTGAAAAACGGCCGGCCGGCCATGGAGCGTATGGTCAGGGAGTACAACCGGCGCCGCCACGTGGTCCTGCATGCTTTCCGGGATATGGGGCTGCCCTGTTTTGAGCCCAAAGGGGCCTTTTACGCCTTCCCGGAAATCAGGGTTACCGGCCTGACCTCGGAGGAATTTGCCGAGGCCCTGCTCCAGGAGGAAAAGGTGGCCGTGGTCCCGGGTAATGCCTTCGGGCCCAGCGGCGAAGGTTTCGTGCGCTGTTCCTACGCCGCTTCGCTGGAGGATCTGGGTGAGGCCCTGCGGCGCATGGCGCAACTGGTGCGCCGGCTGGGTGTCCGGCCGCGGGTAATTTCCACTCCCCCAAAGTCTCTCCCGGCCCGGGAAGCGAGCGTGAGTGCAGCAGGCGGTTCATCCTCGTAA
- a CDS encoding Lrp/AsnC family transcriptional regulator, whose amino-acid sequence MNTLELLELLEGNARLTPEEIAVMLQSDPGEVRRVIQELEENKTILKYITLVNWEKAGEEKVSALIEVRITPQRDVGFDAVARRICRFPEVRSVRLMSGAYDLAVFIEGRTMREVSHFVATKLATIEGVISTTTHFVLKTYKQDGVIVDDGEEDRRLMVTP is encoded by the coding sequence GTGAATACGCTGGAATTGCTCGAGCTTCTGGAAGGCAATGCCAGGCTTACACCGGAAGAAATAGCCGTCATGCTACAGTCCGACCCGGGGGAGGTGCGCCGGGTTATCCAGGAGCTGGAAGAAAATAAGACCATCTTGAAGTATATAACCCTGGTGAACTGGGAAAAGGCCGGCGAAGAAAAGGTTTCCGCCCTGATCGAGGTGCGCATCACGCCCCAGCGGGACGTGGGCTTTGACGCAGTGGCCCGGCGCATCTGCCGGTTCCCGGAGGTGCGCAGCGTGCGCCTGATGTCCGGGGCCTACGACCTGGCCGTGTTCATCGAGGGGCGCACAATGCGGGAGGTAAGCCACTTCGTGGCCACCAAGCTGGCCACCATTGAAGGGGTAATCAGCACTACGACCCACTTCGTCCTCAAAACCTACAAGCAGGACGGGGTTATTGTGGATGATGGCGAAGAGGACCGCCGTCTGATGGTAACGCCTTGA
- the ypeB gene encoding germination protein YpeB produces the protein MNKRFRLLPLVAGLLLVGALGYWGYQQFTVRQRLETALNNKYYRALYDLTENVQNMEVLLSKSLVAGTPEAQSTLFMELWQRATAAQADLNQLPVADALTGRTAKFLTQVGDYAHSLLQQAARGQLESDRQWETLNRLYRQSADLNLALHDLEGRIADGRLYLNELVREGGRTLGREGPRLANSNFQAIEKYMENFPTLIYDGPFSDHLEKRTARGLTGKNIDRDEARRRALEVVEGKSGYAVERVGETRGKIPSYLVELRPQNGNGGGNITVAITRQGGHLNWMTNGRQIGRPTWSIEKAGQKAREYLASLGFNNMVPVYHEQQNGVAVFNFAATQDRVVLYPDQIKVTVALDNGQILGVEASGYLMNHTRRELPRPRISLQEARKKLNSRLKEVRGGRLALIPVSPDKERLAYEFQARLDRDLFLIYIDAVDGSEAQVLRVVRNPEGVLTL, from the coding sequence ATGAATAAGAGGTTTAGGCTGTTGCCTTTAGTGGCCGGGCTATTGCTGGTGGGGGCTCTGGGGTACTGGGGCTACCAGCAGTTCACCGTGCGCCAGCGCCTGGAAACGGCTTTAAATAACAAGTACTACCGGGCCCTCTATGACCTGACGGAAAACGTCCAGAACATGGAAGTGCTGCTTTCCAAGAGTTTGGTGGCCGGTACGCCGGAAGCACAAAGCACCCTTTTTATGGAACTCTGGCAGCGGGCCACGGCGGCCCAGGCTGATTTAAACCAGTTGCCGGTGGCCGACGCCCTCACCGGACGTACGGCCAAGTTCCTTACCCAGGTGGGTGACTACGCCCATTCCCTGCTCCAGCAGGCGGCCAGGGGGCAGCTGGAGTCCGACCGGCAATGGGAAACCCTAAACCGCCTTTACCGGCAGTCCGCCGATTTAAACCTGGCCCTGCACGACCTGGAAGGCCGCATTGCCGATGGGCGGCTTTACCTGAACGAACTGGTGCGGGAAGGCGGCCGCACCCTGGGCCGGGAGGGCCCGCGCCTGGCCAACTCTAACTTCCAGGCCATTGAGAAGTATATGGAGAATTTCCCCACCCTGATCTATGATGGCCCTTTCTCCGATCACCTGGAAAAACGAACGGCCCGGGGCCTTACCGGAAAGAACATTGACAGGGACGAGGCCCGCAGGCGGGCGCTGGAAGTGGTGGAGGGCAAGAGTGGCTACGCGGTGGAGCGGGTAGGGGAAACCCGGGGCAAAATCCCCTCTTACCTGGTGGAGCTGCGCCCTCAAAACGGCAATGGGGGAGGCAACATCACCGTGGCCATTACCCGGCAGGGCGGCCACCTGAACTGGATGACCAACGGACGCCAGATTGGCCGCCCCACCTGGAGCATTGAAAAGGCCGGGCAAAAGGCCCGGGAATACCTGGCTTCCCTGGGCTTCAACAACATGGTGCCGGTGTATCATGAACAGCAGAACGGCGTTGCCGTGTTCAACTTTGCCGCCACCCAGGACCGGGTGGTCCTCTACCCGGATCAAATTAAGGTGACCGTAGCCCTGGACAACGGCCAGATCCTGGGCGTGGAAGCCTCGGGCTATTTGATGAACCACACCCGCCGCGAACTGCCCCGCCCCCGGATTAGCCTGCAGGAAGCCCGGAAAAAGCTCAACTCCCGGCTGAAGGAGGTAAGGGGGGGCCGGCTGGCCCTCATCCCGGTGTCCCCGGACAAAGAAAGGCTGGCCTATGAATTTCAGGCCCGGCTGGACAGGGATCTCTTCCTGATCTACATAGACGCCGTGGACGGAAGCGAAGCCCAGGTGCTGCGGGTGGTGCGCAACCCGGAGGGCGTATTAACGCTGTAA
- the sleB gene encoding spore cortex-lytic enzyme, with product MKLAHDSFRRPVLLLALVILAAGLAVAARQSPAQERALYWGLSGDDVIRVQQRLLDWGFYDGPVDGFYGSETQQAVVDFQLNNGLVPDGVVGPDTWAALGFPPAPAAAPPPEPLAVSRGVTNRDAVYLLAKVIEGEAADEPFEGKVAVGAVILNRTRSAAFPHSLAGVIFQPHAFESVSNGQYNRPVSEESLRAAQLAMSGWDPTGGSLYFWNPAKPVNPWIWTRNIVTQIGRHVFAR from the coding sequence ATGAAACTGGCGCACGATTCCTTCCGCCGGCCTGTTTTATTGTTGGCCCTGGTTATTCTGGCCGCGGGATTGGCGGTGGCTGCCAGGCAATCGCCGGCTCAGGAGCGCGCCCTGTACTGGGGACTGAGCGGCGATGATGTAATCAGGGTGCAGCAGCGCCTGCTGGACTGGGGATTCTATGACGGGCCGGTGGACGGTTTCTACGGCAGCGAAACCCAGCAGGCGGTGGTGGATTTTCAGCTGAACAACGGCCTGGTTCCCGACGGCGTGGTGGGCCCGGATACCTGGGCCGCCCTGGGCTTTCCCCCGGCGCCCGCGGCAGCACCACCTCCGGAACCCCTGGCCGTGTCCCGGGGAGTAACCAACCGGGATGCGGTTTATTTGCTGGCAAAGGTTATTGAAGGGGAGGCGGCCGACGAGCCCTTTGAGGGCAAGGTGGCCGTGGGAGCGGTGATTTTGAACCGCACCAGGAGTGCGGCCTTTCCCCACAGCCTGGCGGGAGTCATCTTTCAGCCCCATGCCTTTGAATCGGTGAGCAACGGCCAGTACAACCGCCCGGTGAGCGAGGAATCCCTGCGGGCAGCCCAGCTGGCCATGAGCGGGTGGGACCCCACGGGGGGAAGCCTTTACTTCTGGAATCCGGCCAAGCCGGTGAACCCGTGGATCTGGACCCGGAACATTGTCACCCAAATCGGCCGTCACGTTTTTGCCCGCTAA
- a CDS encoding cobyrinate a,c-diamide synthase, with protein MQRYHIPRLVIGAPRGRSGKTTVTIGLLAALVYGLKLVVQPFKKGPDFIDPGWLSRIAGRACRNLDGFLMSRDTIRSSFVRHSRDADIAVVEGAMGLFDGVDLEGSGSTAEIARAIAAPVILVVDTTRMTRSVAPLVQGFIHFDPQVTVAGVILNQVARPRHEQMLRGALEKYCGVSVLGVIPKGKKLIIPDRHLGLIPAGERDELDQALEEIARVARECLDLEGILTIARQAPPLEDISGGVKAAGEKPRTGGPLIGVFRDRAFSFYYPENLEALEEAGARLIFIDALRDSELPEVDALYIGGGFPEVFAGQLEANEGLRKGVCRAIEAGLPVYAECGGLMYLGRRLTWQGRTYRMCGALPFDVVMDGKPCGHGYEVVEVTGENPFFPTGSLIRGHEFHHSRLVNIDPELRYAFRVLRGCGIDGEKDGLVYKGVLAAYNHIHALAVPQWAEALVGRARQWRGTTRMVK; from the coding sequence ATGCAGCGATATCATATACCTCGCCTGGTAATTGGCGCACCCCGGGGCCGCTCTGGAAAAACCACGGTAACCATTGGCCTGCTGGCTGCCCTGGTCTATGGCTTAAAACTGGTGGTGCAGCCCTTTAAAAAGGGGCCGGACTTTATAGACCCCGGCTGGCTCAGCCGCATAGCCGGCCGGGCGTGCCGCAACCTGGATGGTTTTCTCATGTCTCGCGACACAATCCGGTCTTCCTTCGTGCGCCACAGCCGTGATGCCGACATAGCCGTGGTGGAAGGGGCTATGGGCCTTTTTGACGGCGTGGACCTGGAGGGGAGCGGCAGCACCGCGGAAATAGCCAGGGCCATTGCCGCGCCGGTGATTCTGGTGGTGGACACCACCCGGATGACCCGCAGTGTGGCCCCCCTGGTACAGGGGTTTATCCATTTCGATCCCCAGGTGACTGTCGCCGGGGTAATCTTAAATCAAGTGGCCCGCCCGCGCCACGAACAAATGCTGCGCGGGGCCCTGGAAAAATACTGCGGGGTCTCCGTGCTGGGCGTGATCCCCAAGGGTAAAAAGTTAATCATCCCCGACCGCCACCTGGGGCTAATTCCCGCCGGGGAGCGGGACGAACTGGATCAGGCGCTGGAGGAAATTGCCCGGGTGGCCCGGGAATGTTTGGACCTGGAGGGGATTTTAACCATTGCCCGCCAGGCTCCGCCCCTGGAGGATATTTCCGGTGGAGTGAAAGCTGCCGGGGAAAAACCGCGCACCGGCGGTCCATTGATCGGCGTGTTTCGTGACCGGGCCTTCTCCTTCTACTACCCTGAAAACCTGGAGGCACTGGAGGAAGCCGGGGCAAGGCTCATTTTTATCGATGCCCTGCGGGATTCGGAGCTGCCGGAAGTGGACGCCCTTTACATTGGGGGCGGCTTTCCCGAGGTATTTGCCGGACAGCTGGAAGCAAATGAAGGTTTGCGTAAAGGCGTGTGCCGGGCCATTGAAGCCGGCCTGCCGGTGTATGCGGAATGCGGCGGTTTGATGTATCTGGGCCGCCGGCTGACCTGGCAGGGCCGCACCTACCGGATGTGCGGCGCACTGCCCTTTGATGTGGTGATGGATGGCAAGCCCTGCGGCCACGGGTATGAAGTGGTGGAAGTAACGGGGGAAAATCCCTTTTTCCCCACCGGCAGCCTCATCCGGGGGCATGAATTTCACCACTCCCGCCTGGTGAACATAGATCCGGAGCTGCGCTACGCTTTCCGGGTGCTGCGGGGCTGCGGCATAGACGGGGAGAAAGACGGCCTCGTCTACAAAGGTGTTCTGGCGGCCTATAACCACATTCATGCGCTGGCCGTGCCCCAGTGGGCGGAAGCGCTGGTAGGCCGGGCGCGGCAATGGCGCGGGACAACCAGGATGGTTAAATAG
- a CDS encoding TusE/DsrC/DsvC family sulfur relay protein: MPSINVNGVEIEQDEDGFIVDPNLWNEDVAKALAAQEGISELTEEHWKVVNYLRNYYLQFQIAPMIRKLCKETGFSLKKIYELFPSGPAKGACKVAGLPKPTGCV, translated from the coding sequence ATGCCATCCATCAACGTAAATGGTGTGGAAATCGAGCAGGACGAGGACGGATTCATTGTTGACCCGAATCTTTGGAACGAGGATGTAGCCAAGGCGCTTGCTGCTCAGGAAGGTATCTCCGAGTTGACCGAGGAGCACTGGAAGGTAGTTAACTACCTGCGCAACTACTACCTGCAGTTCCAGATTGCCCCCATGATCCGCAAACTCTGCAAAGAGACCGGCTTCAGCCTGAAGAAGATCTACGAGTTGTTCCCGTCCGGCCCGGCTAAAGGTGCCTGTAAAGTGGCCGGGCTGCCGAAACCGACCGGTTGCGTGTAA
- the dsrK gene encoding sulfate reduction electron transfer complex DsrMKJOP subunit DsrK, whose amino-acid sequence MPEYKGLKMPAKATAEEMRQIHIEPVPDDQKVEKAIQYLDEMRKKFRSFVLAMESCVKCGLCAENCHTYLGTRDPNNIPTNRAELIRKIYRRYFTLEGRWFGKLVGAEDLNLDIIEQWYSYFYQCNECRRCAHVCPFGIDTCEVTMIGRQILHWLGIVPKLHASVGAAMERTGNHTGLTKPAIVDTLEFLSEEIKDEFGVDVEFPVDKEGADIMYVPSSADFLLNPYTLMGAGMFFTYIGANWTIPSTITEAGNFGLLFDQQHTMRHNFTRLLHAAQKLGVKKIVWGECGHGWRAWKMYLPGMADLPIRWPITHIHDEVAYYIRTNQLKLDPYKIGRPVTLHDPCNYVRACGLAETMRTVIRACVADFREMYPNKENNFCCGGGSAILFDDPEMYQLRIKFSQKKAEQVRATGVGKDGNGILCAPCSICKAQLYPMVEEHELGVEVKGLIDLVGMALVWK is encoded by the coding sequence TTGCCAGAGTACAAGGGTTTGAAAATGCCGGCAAAAGCCACAGCCGAGGAGATGCGCCAGATACACATCGAGCCGGTGCCCGATGATCAAAAGGTTGAAAAGGCCATCCAGTACCTGGACGAGATGCGCAAGAAGTTCCGTTCTTTCGTGCTGGCCATGGAGTCGTGCGTGAAATGCGGCCTGTGTGCCGAGAACTGCCATACCTATCTGGGGACCAGGGATCCGAACAATATTCCCACCAACCGGGCGGAGCTGATCCGGAAAATATACCGGCGTTACTTTACCCTGGAAGGGCGCTGGTTCGGTAAACTGGTGGGGGCGGAGGACCTGAACCTGGACATCATCGAACAATGGTATTCTTACTTTTACCAGTGCAACGAGTGCCGGCGTTGTGCCCATGTCTGTCCCTTTGGCATCGATACCTGCGAGGTGACCATGATTGGACGCCAGATACTCCACTGGCTCGGCATTGTGCCCAAGCTGCATGCCAGTGTGGGAGCGGCCATGGAAAGGACGGGCAACCATACCGGCCTGACCAAGCCGGCCATTGTGGATACCCTGGAGTTTCTTTCCGAGGAAATTAAAGATGAGTTTGGCGTCGACGTGGAATTCCCCGTGGATAAAGAAGGGGCAGACATCATGTACGTGCCCTCTTCCGCCGACTTCTTGCTCAACCCGTATACTTTGATGGGTGCGGGGATGTTTTTCACGTATATCGGCGCCAACTGGACCATACCCAGCACCATCACCGAAGCGGGTAATTTCGGCCTGCTTTTCGACCAGCAGCACACCATGCGGCACAACTTCACACGCCTTTTGCATGCAGCCCAGAAACTTGGCGTCAAGAAGATTGTCTGGGGTGAGTGCGGTCACGGCTGGCGGGCATGGAAGATGTACCTACCGGGTATGGCCGATTTGCCCATCCGCTGGCCCATTACCCACATTCACGACGAAGTGGCCTACTACATTCGCACCAATCAGCTGAAGCTGGATCCTTACAAAATCGGCCGGCCGGTAACCCTTCACGACCCCTGCAACTACGTGCGGGCCTGCGGTCTGGCTGAAACAATGCGTACGGTGATCCGGGCATGTGTGGCCGATTTCCGGGAAATGTACCCGAACAAAGAAAATAATTTCTGCTGCGGCGGCGGTTCGGCCATACTCTTTGACGACCCCGAAATGTACCAGCTGCGCATAAAGTTCTCCCAGAAAAAGGCAGAGCAGGTCCGGGCTACCGGGGTGGGCAAGGACGGAAACGGCATCCTGTGCGCACCGTGCTCCATCTGCAAAGCCCAGCTGTATCCGATGGTAGAAGAACACGAACTGGGAGTGGAGGTTAAAGGTTTAATTGACCTCGTAGGTATGGCCCTGGTCTGGAAGTAA
- a CDS encoding respiratory nitrate reductase subunit gamma has translation MTYFIAQILPYITVTVFVLGVVYRLWRWAASRIVHNITLSPFPQTKTEVAGIYLREILLFRNVFYFDRPLWVGAWPMHIALLNVIGGHVVGFYFLGKQFVYLGASEALSTYLSNLLGTVFGIILLAGLLYLLYRRIAIDKVRQVSNPSDYLMLLLLISIVSIGNFMRLVPEYGMHYEPVKEYFTTLILFQPAAIPEGNPFFIAHLLLAQILIMILPFSKLMHLFGMFGMRWIENRVYKEPAPGLPNVDVAAARARGTGLSSAGSTDVA, from the coding sequence GTGACCTACTTTATTGCCCAAATACTGCCCTATATAACGGTTACCGTTTTTGTTCTCGGGGTTGTTTACCGCCTCTGGCGCTGGGCGGCATCGCGGATCGTGCACAACATTACCCTTTCGCCATTTCCCCAGACCAAAACAGAGGTTGCGGGCATTTACCTGCGGGAAATTCTGCTTTTTCGCAACGTCTTCTACTTCGACCGCCCGCTGTGGGTAGGCGCCTGGCCCATGCATATAGCTTTGCTCAATGTGATTGGCGGTCACGTGGTGGGCTTTTACTTCCTGGGCAAGCAGTTTGTTTACCTGGGGGCCTCTGAAGCCCTGAGTACGTATTTATCCAACCTGCTGGGAACGGTTTTTGGAATAATCCTGCTGGCCGGGTTGCTGTACCTCTTGTACAGGCGGATTGCCATTGACAAGGTCAGGCAGGTGTCCAACCCGAGCGACTATCTCATGCTGCTTTTGCTCATTTCCATTGTATCCATAGGAAACTTCATGCGCCTGGTTCCGGAATACGGCATGCACTACGAACCGGTAAAGGAGTATTTTACCACTCTTATCCTGTTCCAGCCGGCAGCAATTCCCGAAGGCAATCCTTTCTTCATCGCCCACTTGTTGCTGGCCCAGATCCTGATTATGATCCTCCCCTTCAGCAAGCTGATGCACCTGTTTGGTATGTTCGGCATGCGCTGGATTGAAAACCGGGTCTATAAGGAGCCGGCTCCCGGGTTGCCCAACGTGGACGTGGCCGCTGCCCGGGCCAGGGGAACCGGCCTTTCGTCCGCCGGCAGCACAGACGTGGCTTAG
- a CDS encoding DVU0298 family protein, translating into MRGRPPLKDYIQIPKCPFCGMNIERPQEVVATANSPGMPVGSCTCGAVYAFDVSGRNLGSAFIEALVFACNMDWDMAWGLLPDKDYREEIVKNYDLQNHLIIPGGFFEGRKIAGALYFIRLNRDMLEADRQSVTKLQDRSAISHVPGKKADFNEGKKVSKKELEAWVKEYRVENVLRAARQDPKILWLLRRLLCAGDPLLRLRAADLMGKAAKIIALENPGKVSELLKALLNSLADTGASSWATLDAVGEIMGNSIDKFSGYLPALLPLLHEEHLQADVLRALRRIACANPELLRRFSSLFISLLGHSSPEVRGYAVLILGALGETGVRRELESLRGDGSEIVLYESGQLIKKSVGRLAEDALRDMNQL; encoded by the coding sequence ATGAGGGGAAGGCCTCCTTTAAAGGACTATATTCAAATACCCAAATGTCCTTTTTGTGGCATGAACATTGAGCGGCCTCAAGAGGTGGTGGCCACAGCAAACTCGCCCGGAATGCCGGTAGGTTCCTGCACGTGCGGCGCGGTATACGCCTTTGACGTTTCGGGCCGGAACCTGGGTTCCGCCTTCATAGAAGCACTTGTGTTTGCGTGCAACATGGACTGGGATATGGCCTGGGGGCTGCTCCCGGATAAAGACTACCGGGAAGAGATCGTCAAGAATTACGACCTGCAAAACCACCTGATCATTCCGGGAGGTTTTTTTGAGGGCAGGAAAATTGCCGGAGCCCTTTATTTCATCAGGCTGAACAGGGATATGCTCGAAGCTGACCGCCAGAGTGTCACGAAGTTGCAGGACAGGTCCGCTATATCTCATGTACCAGGGAAAAAGGCAGATTTTAATGAAGGGAAAAAAGTTTCCAAAAAAGAACTGGAGGCCTGGGTGAAGGAGTACCGGGTGGAAAACGTGCTCCGGGCTGCCCGTCAGGACCCAAAGATTCTCTGGCTGCTAAGGCGGTTGCTGTGTGCCGGTGACCCTCTCCTCCGTTTGCGGGCGGCTGACTTGATGGGCAAGGCGGCCAAAATAATTGCATTGGAAAACCCAGGTAAAGTATCAGAGCTTTTGAAAGCGCTGCTCAATTCCCTGGCCGACACCGGTGCGTCAAGCTGGGCAACGCTCGACGCCGTGGGGGAAATTATGGGCAACTCCATTGATAAATTTTCCGGATACCTTCCAGCTTTACTGCCGCTTTTGCATGAGGAACATTTGCAGGCGGATGTCCTGCGGGCCCTGCGCAGGATTGCCTGCGCAAATCCGGAACTGCTCAGGAGGTTTTCGTCCCTTTTTATCTCCCTCCTTGGACATTCCAGCCCGGAAGTGCGGGGTTATGCGGTCCTTATCCTCGGTGCCCTGGGGGAAACCGGGGTAAGGAGGGAACTGGAATCACTGCGGGGAGACGGCTCGGAAATAGTCCTCTACGAGAGCGGACAGTTAATTAAAAAGTCTGTTGGCCGGCTTGCCGAAGACGCTCTAAGGGATATGAACCAGCTATAA